A genomic window from Motilibacter aurantiacus includes:
- a CDS encoding TolB family protein, translating to MSSDLHSRLHALEDDSPLLSPDAWAARAARAQAAARARTTRRRAAAAAASALVALAAVMTPVVLTKEETEPAAPPVSGPGTFPRTQPAVPDDGSSVPALADAPIRRAAMLHSVIDWAASDVRDVATGARITARPTAPTGYTGTVVVDVLAYDADGSGWRRLPGQLRRGASEDPSPPDAFAQLSDDGTRTAGGGQFMRPVVVRTFVFATGEQRDYSLDRFGSVRDLRWSPDNRYIAFALGVARPDHTSAERGQRLMLLDTRTGEFRTLAQQVSAPVAWSSDSRRLAAVIGEAGSRAPKQPTLAVIDARSGHVKDLTRRPLSTTGAPVWSRDGRTLWVLGYGSAGRTVLRTVDVDGGGERVEPVPGAGVMPITGRGDAIVVAGGSGLGLLSPETGRTRPLTEVRWSGGSMALGILREGHIR from the coding sequence ATGAGCTCCGACCTGCACTCGCGGCTGCATGCGCTGGAGGACGACTCGCCCCTCCTGTCGCCGGACGCCTGGGCGGCCCGCGCGGCCCGGGCGCAGGCAGCGGCACGCGCGCGGACGACGCGGCGGCGGGCCGCTGCGGCCGCCGCCTCCGCTCTGGTGGCGCTTGCAGCGGTGATGACCCCGGTCGTCCTTACGAAGGAGGAGACGGAGCCTGCCGCTCCGCCGGTCAGTGGGCCGGGCACGTTCCCCCGGACGCAGCCCGCCGTGCCGGACGACGGCTCGTCCGTGCCGGCGCTCGCGGACGCCCCGATACGCCGTGCCGCGATGCTGCACTCCGTCATCGACTGGGCCGCGTCGGACGTTCGAGACGTAGCGACCGGTGCCCGGATCACCGCCCGGCCGACGGCCCCTACCGGGTACACCGGGACCGTCGTCGTGGACGTGCTCGCCTATGACGCGGACGGCAGCGGCTGGCGCCGGTTGCCGGGGCAGTTGCGGCGAGGGGCGTCCGAGGACCCGAGCCCGCCCGACGCCTTCGCCCAACTGTCCGACGACGGTACGCGAACTGCGGGAGGCGGGCAGTTCATGCGGCCGGTCGTGGTGCGCACGTTCGTGTTCGCGACGGGTGAGCAGCGCGATTACAGCTTGGACCGGTTCGGCAGCGTCCGCGACCTGCGCTGGTCGCCGGACAACCGCTACATCGCGTTCGCACTGGGTGTCGCCCGTCCTGACCACACCAGCGCGGAACGCGGACAGCGCCTGATGCTCCTGGACACGCGCACAGGTGAGTTCCGCACGCTGGCCCAGCAGGTGTCCGCACCGGTCGCGTGGAGCTCGGACTCCCGGCGGCTGGCGGCGGTCATCGGAGAGGCCGGCTCGAGAGCGCCGAAGCAACCCACGCTCGCCGTCATCGACGCGCGCTCGGGACACGTCAAGGACCTGACCCGGCGGCCCCTCTCCACGACCGGGGCCCCGGTCTGGTCGCGCGACGGCCGCACGCTCTGGGTCCTCGGCTACGGCAGCGCCGGACGCACCGTCCTGCGGACGGTGGACGTCGACGGCGGTGGAGAGCGTGTCGAGCCGGTGCCGGGTGCAGGAGTCATGCCGATCACCGGACGTGGTGACGCGATCGTCGTGGCGGGCGGCTCCGGGTTGGGCCTGCTGAGTCCCGAGACGGGCCGCACGAGGCCCCTCACAGAAGTGCGATGGAGCGGCGGGAGCATGGCCCTCGGGATACTTCGTGAGGGCCACATCCGCTGA
- a CDS encoding polyprenyl synthetase family protein produces the protein MLGLPPIHAELEASLAQGLDEVEELLRECVSSSLGFVTEASRHLVDAGGKRFRPLLVLLAAQFGDPKAAGVVPAAVVVELTHLASLYHDDVMDEAPLRRGAPSANARYGNSMAILTGDFLFARAAHLVADLGPDAVRLQARTFERLITGQIRETIKPPEGTDPVEHYLDVLADKTGSLIATSGRFGAWQSGAPAGVDDVLTTYGELIGVAFQLSDDLLDVAGESGLSGKALGTDLREGVPTLPVLHARRLADVRDPADARLIELLDGDLSSDAALAEALGLLRAHPAVDAAQADLRRWAERARATLAPLPDVPAKAALEALCDVVVDRSA, from the coding sequence CTGCTCGGGCTGCCCCCGATCCACGCCGAGCTCGAGGCGAGCCTCGCCCAGGGGCTCGACGAGGTGGAGGAGCTGCTCCGCGAGTGCGTGAGCAGCTCCCTCGGCTTCGTCACGGAGGCCTCCCGGCACCTCGTCGACGCCGGCGGCAAGCGCTTCCGGCCGCTGCTCGTCCTGCTGGCCGCGCAGTTCGGCGACCCGAAGGCGGCGGGCGTCGTCCCTGCGGCGGTCGTGGTCGAGCTGACCCACCTGGCCTCGCTCTACCACGACGACGTCATGGACGAGGCGCCGCTGCGGCGCGGCGCCCCCAGCGCCAACGCCCGCTACGGCAACTCGATGGCCATCCTCACCGGCGACTTCCTCTTCGCCCGGGCCGCGCACCTCGTCGCCGACCTCGGGCCGGACGCCGTGCGGCTGCAGGCGCGCACCTTCGAACGGCTCATCACCGGCCAGATCCGCGAGACGATCAAGCCGCCGGAGGGCACCGACCCCGTCGAGCACTACCTCGACGTGCTCGCGGACAAGACCGGCTCGCTCATCGCGACCAGCGGCCGCTTCGGCGCCTGGCAGAGCGGCGCGCCCGCCGGCGTGGACGACGTGCTGACGACGTACGGCGAGCTCATCGGTGTCGCGTTCCAGCTCTCGGACGACCTGCTCGACGTGGCGGGGGAGAGCGGGCTGTCCGGCAAGGCGCTCGGCACCGACCTGCGCGAGGGGGTCCCGACGCTGCCGGTGCTGCACGCGCGGCGGCTTGCGGACGTACGCGACCCGGCCGACGCGCGGCTCATCGAGCTGCTCGACGGCGACCTGTCCTCCGACGCCGCGCTCGCCGAGGCGCTGGGGCTGCTGCGCGCGCACCCCGCGGTGGACGCCGCGCAGGCCGATCTGCGGCGGTGGGCCGAGCGGGCACGGGCCACGCTCGCGCCGCTGCCGGACGTCCCGGCCAAGGCCGCGCTCGAGGCGCTGTGCGACGTGGTGGTGGATCGCTCGGCTTGA
- the nuoN gene encoding NADH-quinone oxidoreductase subunit NuoN, which produces MTVLAGVSAVSAADSIPAPHIEYGALSPLFVVFGAAVLGVLVEAFAPRAARWGIQVGLSLLGLVGAFVAVVLVASGDDWKGADAVVAEGAVTVDGPALFLQGTVLLLALVAVLLLAERRLDPGPSGAFAAQASTVPGSPAELEVTRAGAAQTEVFPLTLFAVGGMLLFPAANDLLVAFVALEVLSLPLYLLCGLARRRRLLSQEAAMKYFLLGAFSSAFFLYGVALLYGYAGSVRLSEIADATSQAAGSDVLLLSGVALVTVGLLFKAGAAPFHAWTPDVYQGAPTAVTAFMAACTKVAAFGALLRIYYVAFGGLRWEWRPLMWGVAILTMLVGAVISLTQQDVKRMLAYSSIAHAGFVLVGVLAADDAGLRGVLFYLLAYGFATIGAFAVVTMVRDPAGEATHLSQWAGLGRRSPLVAGAFALFLLSFAGIPLTSGFMSKYAVFSAALDGGASPVVIVAVLASVVAAFFYVRVIVLMFFSEPAADGPTVAVPSILTTVALALGVTVTLVLGVIPQPVLDLAGDAAAFVR; this is translated from the coding sequence ATGACGGTCCTTGCCGGGGTGTCCGCGGTCTCCGCCGCGGACAGCATCCCCGCCCCGCACATCGAGTACGGCGCCCTGTCGCCGCTGTTCGTGGTGTTCGGCGCCGCGGTCCTCGGCGTCCTCGTGGAGGCGTTCGCCCCGCGGGCCGCGCGCTGGGGGATCCAGGTCGGGCTCTCGCTGCTCGGGCTCGTCGGCGCCTTCGTCGCCGTCGTGCTGGTGGCGTCCGGGGACGACTGGAAGGGCGCGGACGCGGTCGTCGCGGAGGGCGCGGTCACCGTGGACGGGCCCGCACTGTTCCTGCAGGGCACCGTCCTGCTGCTCGCCCTCGTCGCCGTGCTGCTGCTGGCCGAGCGCCGGCTCGACCCGGGGCCGAGCGGCGCGTTCGCCGCGCAGGCCTCGACGGTGCCCGGCTCGCCGGCCGAGCTGGAGGTGACGCGTGCCGGGGCGGCGCAGACCGAGGTCTTCCCGCTGACCCTCTTCGCCGTCGGCGGCATGCTGCTCTTCCCGGCCGCCAACGACCTGCTCGTGGCGTTCGTCGCGCTCGAGGTGCTGTCGCTCCCGCTCTACCTGCTCTGCGGGCTCGCCCGGCGCCGCCGCCTGCTGTCGCAGGAGGCCGCGATGAAGTACTTCCTGCTCGGGGCGTTCTCGTCGGCCTTCTTCCTCTACGGCGTCGCGCTGCTGTACGGCTACGCCGGCTCGGTGCGGCTCTCCGAGATCGCCGACGCGACCAGCCAGGCCGCCGGCAGCGACGTGCTGCTGCTCAGCGGCGTCGCGCTGGTCACCGTCGGCCTGCTGTTCAAGGCCGGCGCCGCGCCGTTCCACGCGTGGACGCCCGACGTCTACCAGGGCGCCCCGACCGCGGTCACCGCGTTCATGGCCGCCTGCACCAAGGTGGCGGCCTTCGGCGCGCTGCTGCGGATCTACTACGTGGCCTTCGGCGGGCTGAGGTGGGAGTGGCGGCCCCTCATGTGGGGTGTCGCGATCCTCACCATGCTGGTGGGCGCGGTGATCTCGCTCACCCAGCAGGACGTGAAGCGCATGCTGGCGTACTCCTCGATCGCCCACGCCGGCTTCGTGCTCGTCGGGGTGCTCGCGGCCGACGACGCCGGGCTGCGGGGCGTGCTGTTCTACCTGCTCGCCTACGGCTTCGCGACGATCGGGGCGTTCGCCGTCGTGACGATGGTGCGCGACCCGGCCGGCGAGGCCACCCACCTGTCCCAGTGGGCCGGGCTCGGGAGGCGGTCCCCGCTGGTCGCGGGCGCGTTCGCACTGTTCCTGCTCTCGTTCGCGGGCATCCCGCTGACGTCCGGCTTCATGAGCAAGTACGCCGTGTTCTCCGCCGCGCTGGACGGGGGGGCGTCGCCGGTGGTGATCGTGGCCGTGCTCGCCTCGGTCGTGGCGGCGTTCTTCTACGTGCGCGTCATCGTGCTCATGTTCTTCAGCGAGCCGGCCGCCGACGGGCCCACGGTGGCCGTTCCGAGCATCCTCACGACGGTCGCGCTCGCGCTAGGCGTTACCGTCACTCTCGTGCTCGGAGTGATTCCTCAGCCCGTCCTCGACCTGGCCGGCGACGCCGCGGCCTTCGTCCGCTGA